The Candidatus Margulisiibacteriota bacterium DNA segment CAGAGGAATATTCCAGCGCAGTTGATTGCCGGCGCGGGAAACCGGCTGAGCTTGCTGCGGCGTGAGCCGCCCCTGATCGGACGGCGTGAAACCACCACCACTGCCGTAACGCCACAAAAACTGACCGACGCTGTCATACACAAAATACTGCGCCCATTTGGCAAAATATTGTTCATATATTATATCCAATGCTTCGTTATAATTTGCTCCAGAATTAACCTGAGAGTAATATTCCGTTAATACAACGCTGAAATTTTGCGAAGAAATATTGGCGTCGTCCGGCGAAGCAAAATAATCCAGACTGCCGTCGGCTTGCAGCAAGCGCAGATCGTTGCCGCCGATATTCTGCGTGGCGATCACCAAATAATATTTATAATTGACGTCTGTCGCCGGCATTCCCGCAAAAGCAAAAGTAAACTCCGCCTCGCGGATATTCACCGCGTTGCCGGAGCTATCAGTGATCGTTTTGTCCGTCACAATACGTCCGCAGCCGACCAGCAAAAGCAGCGGCAAAAATAAGAGCATAATTTTTCGCATCAGGCAATTATACATCACTCATACCTCCGTACTTCTGTCGCGTTCAAGGCGTCGGAAAAAGCGTCAAAATTAAATTCATTATCCTCGTTGCCCGTCAGCTTGAATTCCTGCTCGGGGAAAGCTTTGAGCGAGAAAACCACATACCATTCCTTGCGCAGCGGCGTGAAATTGTAGCGCATATACCAGCAGTGCAGGTCTTTGCCCAGGCCAAAGGTGTCCAAATTAAAATATTCCGTGTAAAAATCATAAGTGTTTTTGAGCAAAAAATGCCACTCCGAAGTCCAGAAATTCCAAACGCTGTTTTCCCGATAAGGCTCGCCCAGATAAAAATCCAGCTCGCTCGACGCGGTTTTTAATTTGCCGGCGTAAGCGTTTTCCTCAAAATTTTTATTTAGGTCTTTGGTAAAACTCAGACGGCCGGCGTTTTTGCCAAAACCGAGCTGCAAACCGCCGATCAGATCGCGGTACAGAGCGGTGTAGCGGCTCTGGCCGGTGGACAAATTAAATTTAAGCAGGCCGTTGGCCCAGGGGTCGAGGCGCAGATTGTAGAGATCGTCGTCGTAAAGATTATTCTCAAAATCTTTGCCCAGAACAGCCGAAAGCTCCCAACTCCTGCCTTGATAAAAACCAACGGTGTGTTTGCCCCGTTTGGTGTGGTACTGCTTGGGGTCGTCGTAGAAAAACGGCGAGCCGCCCTCGCCCTGCGTCTGCTCATATTCCAGTTTGTTTTTAAAGAAACCCCACCAGTCGGCCAGCAAATACGGCCGGTCAGACAATTGATAATGCTGATCCTGCGTGCCGTAAGCGGCTTGATTGTAACTTTCCAGCAGAGTTACGTTCGCCAGCGCATAGGGCAGCTCAAAAGTTTTGAAAAAATTATAATTGGCGGTGTATTTGGCAGTCTCAAAAAAGCGGCGTTTGGCGTAAGCGGAAAAATATTTGGACTCGCGGATCCAGCCGCTGCTGTAGCTGGAATCAATAGAGAACAAGGCGGTCTCTTCGTCCGCGCCCAGAATATTCTGCCGCACGGCTTTGACCGTGATTTCCGGCGCTTTTTCCACCCACTCCGCGGAAAGCGCGTCAGTCGTCACCTGGTCATTGTCCAGATCGTAATAATATTTTGCTTCGGCGGTCATTTTTTCAAAAAACTTTTTTTCCTGCGGCGTCAATTCCAGAGAGTGCGCCAGATCCAAACGCTGCTCGTAAAATTTATCGTTAGCCGTCTTGGCGCGGTAGTAGACCGGGTTGATGCTGTAGCGCCACTCGTTATTGAGCTGAAAACTTTCGTTGATGTTCAGGGCTTCGTAGCGGTAGCCGTCGCTGCGGCGAAACTCTTTTTGCCAGACGGTCTTATTGGTCTGCGCGCCCAGTGTGGAATTGGTCTGAAAATTTTGCTGCTCGCGCGCCGCCTGATAATCCTCGCGGAAAGAATATTCCGCGTTCAAGCGGTCAGCGGTGTCCTGGCTCCGATAAGCATAACGCAAAACATCAGACAGGCTGTCGTCATAACCCTGCGGCAGAAGATAAGTTTTGCGGTAACGATGTTCGAGATCGAGTTGATTATCGTCCGCAAAATTCAGACGCTGCCGCCAATTTAAAATCAGACTGTTGCGTATTGGCCGGGTATCCTGCTCGGACACTTGATAAAAAGAAAAATAGCCGGGCTGGCCGTAATCATAACTATGCCAGAAGCCGCTGCCGTTGCCTTTGAGCGACATGGCGTCCCAGTACACGCCGCCCGCATTGTCGGCGTCCAAAAAATACAAAGTTTCCGTTTTGATGAAATTGCCCTCGACCGTATTCGAGCCAACCTTAGGAAAAGTAAAGATCAGCCGGCTCGGCCCCGTGTAAAAAACATAATACGGCGTGTAAAAAAGCGGCGCCGGCACAAACCAAAAATGCGCGGTCAGGTGATAAGCCACAATTTTGTCGTCGGGATAATACAAAAATTCTTTGGCGGCCAGACGGTAATGCGGCTCCAGCAGATCGCAGGAAGTCAAGCCGGCCCGCGTGCCAGACCAGCGTTCCGCATTTAAAACACTCGCGCCGTCTTTGAAATTAATGTAAAATTTTTGCGCGGTTAAATCCGGCCGCAGCGCGGCTTTGAGGCCGTAAACTTCGACGCGGCTGCTGCGCGTGTCAATGAAAATCCGGTCAGCCAGCACCTCGCGGCCGTCATAAACCAGACGGGCGTTGCCGGAAGCGCTGATCTTATCCGCTTGATAGACTAATTCATCGCCGCGGATCGTCACCGGCAGACCATCTGCCGCCCAGAGGCCGGCGGCCGTCAGCCCCAGCAATAATAATGAAAGCCCCCCCCGCACAGTGGAATTATAACAGATTTTGCGCTAATCCTGCTGACATCCGCCGCTCATCCGCTCTGGCCAAGCCGCAAATTATTCTTCTGAAGTCTGTAGTTTTTGGAGCTTTTCCAGCAAAGAACCGCTTGACGGTTTGGCTGCGTCCGCCGGAAGCTCCACCTGATCGAGGCGAAACTCAAATTTACATTCCTCGCAGTCGTGGTATTTTTTCTCCCGATCGATCTTGATCTTCATCTGGCAGTTTGGGCAGTTAATAAAAATAAATTCACTCATGTTATTATATATTACTATGGAAATAGCCAATCGCAAAGCGGGTTTTGACTATACGATACTCGAAACCATTGAGGCCGGCATCGCGCTGGTCGGCTGTGAGGTCAAGTCGATCCGCGCCGGCAGCGCCAGCATCAAAGAAAGCTACGCGCGGGCCAAAGGCGCGGAGATTTTTTTGGTCAACATGTACATCGCGCCTTACGCGCAGGGCAACATTCATAATCCGCCGGAAACCCGCGAACGCAAGCTGCTGCTTAAACGCCGGGAGATAAACAAACTGCTCGGCCGTCTACAGCAAAAAAGATTATATCTCGTGCCGCTCAAAGTCTATCTCAAGAAAAACCGCCACGTAAAAGTTTTGCTGGGTCTCGGCCAGCCCAAAAAACTGTACGACAAAAAAG contains these protein-coding regions:
- the smpB gene encoding SsrA-binding protein SmpB — encoded protein: MEIANRKAGFDYTILETIEAGIALVGCEVKSIRAGSASIKESYARAKGAEIFLVNMYIAPYAQGNIHNPPETRERKLLLKRREINKLLGRLQQKRLYLVPLKVYLKKNRHVKVLLGLGQPKKLYDKKEKKKQRDLERELRRDFKV